Genomic segment of Apium graveolens cultivar Ventura chromosome 7, ASM990537v1, whole genome shotgun sequence:
TCAACCATCTGAGCCAAAGGCCCCCAGAGCTCTTTGAAAGGGAGGCTAATGACATCGTGTTTAGGGAGAACGATGCCAAATGGGTGCATTACCCTCATACAGATGCCCTGGTTATAAAAATGAAGATTAGGACGGTGAATGTCCATCGAGCAATGGTGGATACCGGGAGCTCGGCTGACGTTTTGACCTATGATGCCTACAAAAAGCTGGGATTATTGGATAGAGAGTTAACCTCGACGGGTGGACATCTATACGGGTTCACGGGGAACTCAATCGGGGTGAAAGGGATAATTCGGCTCCCGATTACCATAGGAGAAGAGCCCTATGTGGCCACCCATATCGCTATGTTTACGGTTGTAGATCAGCCTTGTGCCTACAATGTTATAGTCGGTAGACCCCTtatgagggcaatgaggatggtgaTCTCGATCCATCACATTACGGTAAAATTCCCAACCCCCACGGGGGTAGGCTTCTTGAAAAGCTGTCAATATGAATCGAGGGTCTGCTACAATCAGGCACTCAGGGCGGCTGAGTCAGAAAATGCATCAAAGGAAATGATCCAACCGGGTGAAGACGATGTCCTCATGGAAGAGGAATAGGGCAGGAAGAGAGTACGCCCTGAGGGATACGAGACTTGTAACCTGATTTCAATCGAGGAATTGCCCGAGAACTATTTCAAGCACATGGGGATTCAGGTGGAACAGCGCCCAGGGGCCTTGCTAGTGGAAGCCTCTCAGCCCATCATGTTGATACAAGAAGGAATTGTGGAAGAGgcaagtgatgaagaagagagcccAGGACAAATCGTTGCAAGACTCAGGAAAGGGAAGTGGGCACGCGAAGAAACAACAACCACTATGGATCTGCCCAACGGAATCACTCGCACTGTCACTACGACCTCTGAACGCTTGATAAACCCGACCCGAGCTCACCAGCCTGAGCTCGAGGATACAGAAGGTTTGACGATCACGGAAGTGGGAGAATCTAATGAGGCTCGAGCAGACTTAGACCCAAGAATGCCCCCAATGGTTGAGAGGGATGGGG
This window contains:
- the LOC141673896 gene encoding uncharacterized protein LOC141673896, whose protein sequence is MRELKISENYRDKRDRPSSPNERRKTYRRSSSPKKSARGKETNKDSGRPYTSKWQTHTPLVASIDHIYATYAGKGVFRKATPLIDYNKRDTSKYCTYHEATGHDTADYRQLKDEIETLIRQGKLTKWVVKEVRRHITDYHTVPAPPLEDKERVPQAGSIHIILGGSHIGGNSRKAMDRENDAKWVHYPHTDALVIKMKIRTVNVHRAMVDTGSSADVLTYDAYKKLGLLDRELTSTGGHLYGFTGNSIGVKGIIRLPITIGEEPYVATHIAMFTVVDQPCAYNVIVGRPLMRAMRMVISIHHITVKFPTPTGVGFLKSCQYESRVCYNQALRAAESENASKEMIQPGEDDVLMEEE